A genomic region of Chryseobacterium sp. KACC 21268 contains the following coding sequences:
- a CDS encoding PAS domain-containing protein, with protein sequence METYIDSGEVNDNLDNNIYLQALNSAKSGIIITDNRQPDNPIIYCNQAFENITGYAHNEIIGHNCRFLQAQDRTQPERQIIKDAVKNGEECKLEIRNYKKNGTLFWNELTISPVKDKAGNVTHFIGVQNDITDRKKYETELREEKASVEKKIEERTRELNENEAFLSSIIQTVRESLLVLDADYRVLSANTHFLNSFKVTPEDTVGKILFELGNHQWDIEALKVLLTKILPTNNPVIDFEVEHDFPYIGKKIMLVNAYRVEFEGQYKDRILIAIEDITDKKEIDRRKDDFLSIASHELKTPLTTIKGFVQLLERMVPDNASDKFVSTLGKVSVYVDRLNNLISELLDTSKIQSGNIEIHNEPFDLDKLLRDTVENLALATPEYTITISSDTNATILGDELQISQVINNLISNAVKYSPNNKKIDVYCNRVGTFVKVSIKDYGMGISQQDQSKIFDRFFRARDIQKKFPGMGIGLYICHEIIANHNGTLWVESEIGSGSTFNFTLPIMKN encoded by the coding sequence TTGGAAACATATATTGACAGCGGCGAGGTGAATGATAATTTAGATAACAACATTTACCTGCAGGCGCTCAACTCAGCAAAATCAGGCATCATCATTACGGATAACAGGCAGCCTGATAATCCGATCATCTATTGCAATCAGGCTTTTGAAAATATCACCGGCTACGCACATAATGAAATCATTGGTCACAACTGTCGTTTTTTACAGGCTCAGGATCGTACACAACCTGAACGCCAAATCATAAAAGATGCCGTGAAAAATGGAGAAGAATGCAAGTTGGAAATCAGAAATTATAAGAAAAACGGCACGTTGTTCTGGAATGAGCTCACAATCTCGCCAGTAAAGGACAAAGCAGGCAATGTGACCCATTTCATAGGTGTACAAAACGACATTACTGACCGCAAAAAATATGAAACAGAACTGCGCGAAGAAAAAGCATCCGTAGAAAAAAAGATAGAAGAACGCACAAGAGAGCTTAATGAAAATGAAGCGTTTCTTTCCAGTATCATCCAAACCGTTCGAGAAAGCCTTTTGGTTCTAGATGCAGACTACAGAGTACTCAGCGCAAACACACACTTTTTAAATTCATTCAAAGTAACTCCGGAAGATACTGTTGGAAAGATATTATTCGAGCTTGGTAACCACCAGTGGGATATTGAAGCTTTGAAAGTATTATTGACGAAAATACTACCGACTAATAATCCCGTAATCGATTTTGAAGTGGAACACGACTTTCCATACATAGGGAAAAAAATTATGTTGGTTAATGCCTACAGAGTCGAATTTGAAGGTCAATATAAAGACCGCATTCTTATTGCTATTGAGGACATTACAGATAAAAAAGAAATTGACCGCCGCAAGGATGATTTCCTTTCCATCGCCAGTCACGAACTGAAAACTCCGTTGACAACGATAAAAGGTTTTGTCCAGCTTCTGGAAAGAATGGTTCCTGACAATGCTTCAGACAAATTTGTATCAACACTTGGAAAAGTATCCGTGTATGTGGACAGACTTAATAATCTGATTTCGGAACTGTTGGATACTTCGAAGATACAATCCGGAAATATTGAGATTCACAATGAGCCGTTTGATCTCGATAAGCTCCTAAGAGATACCGTTGAAAATCTGGCTTTAGCAACACCGGAATACACAATCACAATCAGCAGTGATACGAATGCTACAATCCTGGGCGATGAACTTCAGATTTCTCAGGTGATCAATAATCTGATATCAAATGCCGTAAAATATTCTCCCAATAACAAGAAGATTGATGTTTATTGCAATCGTGTCGGTACCTTCGTAAAAGTTTCTATTAAAGATTATGGGATGGGAATCAGCCAGCAGGATCAGTCAAAAATATTTGACAGGTTTTTCCGCGCAAGGGATATACAGAAGAAATTTCCGGGAATGGGCATTGGATTATACATCTGCCACGAAATCATTGCCAATCACAACGGAACACTATGGGTAGAAAGCGAAATCGGTTCAGGATCTACTTTTAACTTTACTTTACCGATTATGAAAAACTAA
- a CDS encoding lamin tail domain-containing protein, whose product MKKIFTLVGLLSSFALSNAQIVINEIYTGGGIFGALFANDFIELKNVGSSVATLNGATIQYGPLSGQFTQYHNLPNITLYPGQTYLIQQASDGEGGINLLNPNLIVGVVLNLDGSGPVVGIGLQIGLTSGKVALATNNTRVTGPTASNVIDFVGYGIVDQYEGSGAAPSPTVFNSISRVTGDTNDNRIDFTVSDPSPQATDGTLAVGDVGSSKSVFIKNTLVKNNEIIFGSDVKNIQIYTMSGQLVKTTNAAGTTKVNIADLQKGNYIVTGTVNSKKVSERILKD is encoded by the coding sequence ATGAAAAAGATTTTTACCCTAGTTGGACTTTTGTCCTCGTTTGCATTGTCTAATGCACAGATTGTTATCAATGAAATTTATACCGGTGGCGGTATTTTTGGAGCCTTATTTGCCAACGACTTCATTGAGTTAAAGAATGTTGGATCTTCTGTCGCAACACTCAACGGAGCAACCATTCAGTATGGTCCTCTATCTGGCCAATTTACACAGTATCACAATTTACCAAATATCACATTATATCCGGGACAAACCTATCTGATACAACAAGCTTCAGATGGTGAAGGCGGAATCAATCTTTTAAATCCTAATTTGATTGTGGGTGTGGTTTTAAACTTAGATGGTTCCGGACCAGTAGTGGGTATTGGATTACAAATTGGGCTGACTTCCGGAAAAGTTGCATTAGCTACAAATAATACCCGTGTTACTGGCCCAACTGCTTCCAACGTGATTGATTTTGTAGGCTATGGTATTGTAGATCAGTATGAAGGATCTGGAGCTGCACCTTCTCCTACCGTTTTCAATTCTATTTCCAGAGTCACTGGAGATACAAATGACAATAGAATAGATTTTACAGTTTCAGACCCGAGTCCACAAGCTACAGATGGTACTTTAGCAGTCGGTGATGTTGGAAGTAGCAAGTCTGTTTTCATTAAAAATACATTAGTAAAAAATAATGAAATCATTTTTGGATCCGATGTGAAAAACATACAGATCTACACAATGTCGGGACAACTTGTAAAAACCACAAATGCAGCAGGAACTACAAAAGTGAATATTGCAGACTTACAAAAAGGTAACTACATTGTCACTGGAACTGTAAATAGCAAAAAGGTGAGTGAAAGAATTTTAAAAGACTAA
- a CDS encoding DUF421 domain-containing protein, translating to MNWDWNKIFIGDLDFSFTLEIVLRTIIMFSMVLLILRLSGKKGVRQLSLFEVAIIIALGSAAGDPMFAKDTPILPSVIVFVSIIALYRTITYFAMKSEKFEDIIEGEPLYVIEDGKFVLGIRKDHTFAKDEFFSEMRQQSIEHVGQVKTAILETTGNISFYYFKDEEVVYGLPVLPKVYKKKHISIPKKDVYACSYCGQTEELESGKQECARCGRDEWVAAINTLRLS from the coding sequence ATGAATTGGGACTGGAATAAGATTTTTATTGGTGACCTAGATTTCAGTTTTACGCTGGAAATTGTACTCCGCACGATTATTATGTTCAGCATGGTTTTGCTGATCCTGCGCTTATCGGGTAAAAAAGGCGTCCGGCAGCTTTCACTTTTCGAAGTAGCGATTATCATAGCTCTCGGCTCAGCAGCGGGAGATCCAATGTTTGCTAAGGACACTCCAATTCTTCCGTCTGTCATTGTATTTGTTTCTATCATTGCGCTTTACCGAACGATTACCTACTTCGCTATGAAAAGTGAAAAATTCGAAGATATCATAGAAGGCGAACCATTGTATGTGATAGAAGATGGTAAATTCGTTTTAGGAATCAGAAAGGATCATACGTTTGCCAAGGATGAATTTTTTTCGGAAATGAGGCAGCAGTCTATTGAGCATGTGGGTCAGGTAAAAACTGCCATTTTGGAAACTACAGGCAATATCAGTTTTTATTATTTTAAGGACGAGGAAGTTGTTTATGGGCTGCCAGTTCTACCAAAAGTTTACAAGAAAAAACACATTTCAATTCCAAAAAAAGATGTTTACGCCTGCAGTTACTGTGGTCAAACCGAAGAATTAGAATCGGGAAAGCAGGAATGCGCAAGATGTGGTCGCGATGAATGGGTTGCTGCAATCAATACTTTGAGACTAAGCTAA
- a CDS encoding response regulator yields the protein MSNKKILIFDDDIATLEVVSIIFKDLGYQVEIAETADDIISKVSLFKPDLIMMDISIPVIGGIEATRLLKSQEIYNEIPVMIITANNDIEQLSARANADAYLSKPFDLNELEEKVANLLT from the coding sequence ATGAGTAATAAGAAAATTTTAATCTTTGATGATGATATTGCCACGCTGGAAGTGGTTTCGATTATTTTTAAAGATTTGGGATATCAAGTTGAGATTGCCGAAACAGCAGATGATATTATTTCCAAAGTCAGCCTTTTTAAGCCAGATTTAATTATGATGGATATTAGCATTCCTGTCATTGGCGGTATAGAAGCCACCCGCTTATTAAAAAGCCAGGAGATTTACAATGAGATTCCGGTAATGATTATTACTGCTAACAATGATATCGAACAATTGTCCGCCAGAGCTAATGCAGATGCATACCTCTCAAAGCCATTTGATCTGAATGAACTTGAGGAAAAAGTTGCTAATTTACTAACCTAA
- a CDS encoding Crp/Fnr family transcriptional regulator, translating into MLIPELLLKDYGATVEHYKQGDVIFSENETPKNYYQIISGGVKLNHYNEEGKELIFAILNEGLSVCEMLLFIDHTFPVNAVVFDHATVLRLSKSKFIKMLDDHPKISREINNFLAERLYQKYIMLENNSSLHANVRIKGVLDYHKSFSPDQSQFSFQVPLTRQQIAAMTGLRIETVIRNIKKFEKEGILKIIGGKIYY; encoded by the coding sequence ATGCTGATACCAGAATTACTACTTAAGGACTATGGAGCTACCGTTGAACATTACAAACAGGGCGATGTCATTTTCAGTGAAAACGAGACACCCAAAAATTATTACCAGATTATCTCTGGAGGCGTCAAATTAAACCATTATAACGAAGAAGGAAAAGAACTCATCTTTGCGATTCTAAACGAAGGATTGAGTGTCTGTGAAATGCTGTTGTTTATAGATCACACTTTTCCCGTCAATGCTGTAGTGTTTGACCACGCGACTGTACTTAGGTTGTCTAAGTCCAAATTCATTAAGATGCTGGACGATCATCCAAAAATATCAAGGGAAATCAATAATTTTCTGGCCGAGCGCTTGTACCAAAAATACATTATGCTTGAGAATAATTCTTCTCTCCACGCCAATGTCAGAATAAAAGGCGTACTGGATTATCACAAAAGTTTCAGCCCGGACCAGAGCCAATTTTCATTTCAAGTTCCTTTGACACGTCAGCAGATTGCTGCAATGACAGGTCTTAGAATAGAAACGGTGATCCGGAATATCAAGAAGTTTGAAAAGGAAGGTATTCTGAAGATTATTGGTGGGAAAATATATTATTGA
- a CDS encoding ATP-binding protein, with protein sequence MIENTFGKNIVPENDAERLDALHRYRITDTPSEDSFDGLAKLATQIFDVPISLLSLVDAESVFFKANIGMGKAREANRGKSLCALAVLDKEVTVFEDALKEPCLMANPNVTGDFGLRFYAGAPLITHDGFLIGTLCIIDQKPREFSDSDRLILEGLAKTAMDHIELRRSSLDTIDELQKSNQDLVETRQKVEEALQNLSEFNVEMEATNEQLSMANEELNRSSELTTILNNDLQKSELRLQSFISKAPVAFGILTGPDLIIEVANNMILHIWGKTEEVIGQPITEALPELKDQPYFSLLNQVFSTGKTYLGDTALVKLETDGNLQDHYFDFIYEPLKNDKDETIAIIVIANEVTERINKRLALEDLNQQLQIALRAGELGSYNLDLISGKISSSAQCKANYGLSNEHPFDFDELMTIILPEYRDTIKEKINQSIENHTSFTAEYLVRWPDESLHWISASGQPSFNEEGTATNMIGVTVDITKRKNYETQKDDFLGIASHELKTPITSLKATLQLLQRLRDKPTHEMVPRLIDQSANSLEKLNKLVDDLLNIHRVTGGHLELSKEWFTVSEMLNVCCDHVRIDGKHDLVVKGDLNAKIYADEHRIDQVVVNFVNNAVKYAPHSKTIELIVEQLSDAVKVSVKDYGEGIDPQVQPYIFDRYYRASHKGKGYSGLGLGLYISAEIIRKHGGEIGVESQLGGGSSFWFTIPNEPNYL encoded by the coding sequence ATGATCGAAAATACTTTTGGCAAAAACATCGTGCCTGAAAATGATGCAGAACGTCTCGATGCGCTGCACCGGTACAGGATTACGGATACACCTTCAGAAGATAGTTTTGATGGCCTGGCAAAGTTGGCGACACAAATCTTTGATGTTCCTATATCTCTTCTATCTTTGGTGGATGCAGAATCTGTTTTTTTCAAAGCCAATATTGGGATGGGAAAAGCTAGGGAAGCCAACAGAGGCAAAAGTCTTTGTGCACTAGCCGTCCTGGATAAAGAAGTAACTGTCTTCGAAGATGCTTTAAAAGAGCCTTGTCTGATGGCAAATCCTAATGTGACAGGAGACTTTGGATTGAGATTTTATGCAGGCGCACCACTCATCACACACGACGGTTTTCTGATAGGAACTTTATGCATCATAGACCAAAAGCCTCGCGAGTTTTCTGATTCTGATAGGCTTATCCTGGAAGGTCTTGCAAAAACAGCGATGGATCATATTGAATTGAGAAGATCTTCCCTTGACACGATTGATGAACTTCAGAAATCCAATCAGGATCTTGTAGAAACCCGGCAAAAGGTGGAAGAAGCGTTACAGAATCTTTCAGAATTCAATGTTGAGATGGAGGCTACCAATGAGCAACTGAGCATGGCAAATGAAGAATTGAACAGATCTTCAGAACTAACCACGATTTTAAATAATGATCTTCAAAAAAGTGAACTGAGATTACAATCTTTTATCAGCAAAGCACCGGTAGCCTTTGGTATCCTGACTGGTCCCGATTTGATCATAGAAGTTGCGAACAATATGATCCTCCACATCTGGGGTAAAACAGAAGAAGTAATTGGACAACCAATCACAGAAGCACTCCCGGAACTGAAAGATCAACCGTATTTTTCTCTTCTGAATCAGGTTTTCAGTACGGGAAAAACCTATCTCGGTGACACTGCATTGGTAAAGCTGGAGACAGATGGGAATCTGCAGGATCATTATTTTGATTTTATCTATGAGCCATTAAAAAATGACAAAGATGAAACTATTGCTATTATTGTCATCGCAAATGAAGTCACAGAGCGTATCAATAAAAGATTAGCCCTAGAAGATCTCAACCAGCAGCTTCAGATCGCGTTGCGTGCTGGGGAATTGGGTTCTTATAATCTTGATCTAATCAGCGGAAAAATAAGCTCTTCGGCACAATGCAAGGCTAATTATGGACTAAGCAACGAGCATCCATTTGATTTCGATGAATTAATGACCATCATACTACCAGAATACAGAGATACAATTAAAGAAAAAATTAATCAGTCGATAGAAAACCACACATCTTTTACAGCGGAATATCTCGTACGCTGGCCAGATGAGTCGCTGCACTGGATCAGCGCCTCGGGACAGCCAAGCTTCAATGAGGAAGGTACTGCGACCAATATGATTGGCGTTACGGTGGACATTACGAAACGTAAAAATTACGAAACCCAGAAAGATGATTTCCTCGGGATTGCCAGCCACGAACTCAAAACTCCTATTACAAGTCTTAAGGCAACACTCCAGCTCCTGCAAAGACTACGGGATAAACCAACGCACGAGATGGTACCAAGGCTAATCGACCAATCTGCGAACAGTCTCGAGAAACTCAACAAACTTGTGGATGATCTTCTGAATATCCACCGTGTTACTGGAGGACATCTGGAACTGTCAAAAGAATGGTTTACCGTATCAGAAATGCTGAATGTATGCTGTGACCACGTCCGAATCGATGGAAAGCATGACCTTGTAGTCAAAGGTGATTTGAACGCCAAAATTTATGCAGATGAGCACCGCATTGATCAGGTGGTTGTTAATTTTGTGAATAACGCTGTAAAATACGCACCACACTCAAAAACAATCGAATTGATTGTGGAACAGTTATCAGATGCAGTAAAAGTAAGTGTTAAAGATTATGGAGAAGGAATAGATCCGCAAGTACAACCCTATATCTTTGACAGATATTACAGGGCAAGTCATAAGGGTAAAGGCTATTCTGGACTAGGTCTTGGCTTGTACATTTCCGCAGAAATAATAAGAAAACACGGTGGTGAAATAGGCGTAGAAAGTCAATTGGGAGGAGGAAGTAGTTTTTGGTTTACTATTCCTAATGAACCAAATTATTTATAA
- a CDS encoding DUF2945 domain-containing protein yields the protein MLKKGDHVKWKFQFGETHGIITNIHTKDFVFMNRQRRASEENPQYEVMSEKTGKTAVHKSSALKKI from the coding sequence ATGTTGAAAAAAGGAGATCACGTGAAATGGAAATTCCAGTTTGGAGAAACACATGGAATCATCACAAATATTCATACCAAGGATTTTGTCTTTATGAACAGGCAAAGAAGAGCAAGCGAGGAAAATCCGCAGTATGAGGTGATGAGTGAAAAGACCGGCAAAACAGCTGTTCATAAATCATCTGCCTTGAAAAAGATATGA
- a CDS encoding CinA family protein, with protein sequence MKNLLNYIGSRMLQYDETISIAESVTSGFLQFSFSQMKDASRFFVGGMTVYSQDEKVSLLEVDPSEAENTNSVSSLVADTMALNVAKLYKTDWSIAVTGYAAPVEESNKKLYAYFSISYKGTVILSERLDLHSRTKAVNAQLYYTEFILGCFKLELDKLKQERVVNG encoded by the coding sequence TTGAAAAATTTACTCAATTATATTGGAAGCCGAATGCTGCAATATGATGAAACTATATCCATTGCCGAGAGTGTGACTTCTGGCTTTCTGCAGTTTTCATTTTCACAGATGAAAGACGCTTCCAGGTTTTTTGTCGGCGGAATGACCGTTTACAGCCAGGACGAGAAAGTTAGCCTTCTGGAGGTGGATCCAAGTGAGGCAGAGAACACCAACAGTGTATCTTCCCTTGTTGCAGATACTATGGCATTGAACGTGGCAAAGTTGTATAAAACAGATTGGTCCATAGCCGTCACAGGTTATGCGGCGCCAGTGGAAGAATCCAATAAGAAACTTTACGCTTATTTTTCCATCTCCTACAAAGGAACCGTGATCTTGTCCGAAAGATTGGATCTGCATTCCCGAACAAAAGCCGTGAATGCCCAATTGTATTACACCGAATTTATTTTAGGATGCTTTAAACTAGAATTGGACAAACTAAAACAAGAACGTGTGGTCAATGGATAA
- a CDS encoding response regulator — translation MEGKKIMICDDDAGILEVLEMMLEIEGYTVYTESNSTNLIKEINNNKPDLLLMDLWMPVLSGDQLLRTIRGTKELESLPVIILSASVDGNEIASNAGANGFIAKPFDMDAVSLKIQNMLIDN, via the coding sequence ATGGAAGGAAAAAAAATAATGATCTGTGATGATGACGCCGGCATCCTGGAAGTGTTGGAAATGATGCTCGAAATTGAAGGCTACACAGTTTATACAGAAAGCAACAGCACCAACTTAATAAAAGAGATCAATAACAATAAGCCGGATCTTTTACTGATGGATCTTTGGATGCCCGTCTTGTCAGGTGATCAACTCCTAAGAACTATTCGCGGAACGAAGGAACTAGAATCTCTGCCAGTCATAATTCTTTCGGCAAGCGTGGATGGAAATGAAATCGCAAGCAATGCCGGAGCCAACGGTTTTATTGCAAAACCCTTCGATATGGATGCAGTTTCATTAAAAATACAAAATATGCTGATTGATAACTAA
- a CDS encoding Crp/Fnr family transcriptional regulator, translating to MAIEELIAKAGIGRVKTYDAGDIIFSEGSEPNYYYQIIEGNVKLNNYDEDGKESIQNIVTKGQSVGEFLLFIKKKYPANAVAISDCKILRISKIKFFKILDDHPELKMDMIQNLSESMFLKFVMRQILSIKDPATKLRVLMDHLKGLQTDISAFSFQVPLTRQQMASLTGMRVETTIRTLKSMERENVVKIVNRKIFY from the coding sequence ATGGCTATTGAAGAGTTAATTGCGAAAGCAGGAATTGGCAGGGTAAAGACGTATGATGCTGGAGATATTATTTTTTCCGAAGGTAGTGAGCCCAACTATTATTATCAGATTATTGAGGGTAATGTAAAGCTTAATAATTATGACGAGGATGGAAAAGAATCTATCCAAAACATCGTTACAAAAGGGCAGAGTGTAGGCGAATTTCTTCTGTTTATCAAAAAGAAATATCCTGCAAATGCTGTTGCAATTTCTGACTGCAAAATTTTAAGAATCTCCAAAATCAAATTTTTTAAAATTTTGGATGATCATCCTGAACTGAAAATGGATATGATTCAGAATTTGTCGGAATCTATGTTTTTGAAATTCGTAATGAGGCAGATTCTGTCTATCAAAGATCCTGCAACGAAACTCAGGGTTTTGATGGATCATCTCAAAGGCCTCCAGACGGACATCTCTGCATTTTCGTTTCAGGTTCCTTTAACCAGACAACAAATGGCCAGCCTGACAGGGATGAGAGTGGAGACCACAATCAGAACCTTGAAATCTATGGAAAGAGAGAATGTGGTCAAAATAGTCAATAGAAAAATCTTTTATTAA
- a CDS encoding sigma factor — protein sequence MSDTELYLLIKERSKSGFEYMYSRYSCILYGLAVKAVKSKEYAEEIVEQTFTKIWKSIDLFINQNASMNVWIIQKLIMTIQEYLTSKSITYTLKTNHFPAFSFELAEEDIDYYKSPDIITLNLNVI from the coding sequence ATGTCCGACACAGAGCTGTATTTATTAATCAAAGAAAGAAGTAAATCAGGATTTGAATATATGTATTCCAGATATAGTTGCATCTTGTATGGACTGGCAGTAAAAGCCGTAAAATCTAAAGAATATGCGGAGGAAATCGTAGAGCAGACATTTACTAAAATTTGGAAATCCATTGATCTTTTCATCAATCAAAATGCATCAATGAATGTCTGGATTATACAGAAGTTAATTATGACAATTCAGGAATACTTGACGTCCAAGAGTATTACTTATACATTAAAAACCAATCATTTTCCAGCTTTCAGTTTTGAGTTAGCAGAGGAAGATATCGATTATTACAAATCTCCCGACATTATTACACTCAACCTAAACGTGATATAA
- a CDS encoding PAS domain-containing sensor histidine kinase, giving the protein MSNFSNKYTSESQRAAETDARMKALIEATSDVVYSLSPDWEEMRELDGRGFLKDAEAPSKNWRSVNIYPDDMDLVNSTIEKCIRTKKIFELEHRVLRADGTPGWTSSKAIPILDDNDNIIEWFGIAKDITQRKEAEEALQNAKVQSDQQKRLYETITSSTPDLLYVFDLDYRFTYANEALLNMWGKTWDDSIGKTLLENGYEPWHAEMHEKEIDQIKETKLPIRGEVSFPHAVLGRRVYDYIFTPVINENGDLEAIAGATRDVTERKKWEENLENSSKVLQELNEKLANTNQELEISLAEVAKINEELIKANEKIEEGQIAFRLAVNAANFGTWFVHSTTREFITDARSKELFGYHEDETFSIEQALAQITDDYRPYVSEKLENAIYNNGDYDVTYPVIGFHDKRLRWLRAIGNLKADPSGDFSAFSGIVMDITDQYLADAEIKRAEENLRMAIDAAGLGTFQISDVGRTFTASPKLKQFFGFHPDEVMPYDAAVNQIHPDFRESVAASVERAFSEGSRFDMEYQIIGYHDEKIRWVRAIGEVQHKDGKEYFTGVINEITEKKLDEIRKNDFIGMVSHELKTPLTSMKIYIQLMQRKFADTEDKSVSVMLGKADHQINKMTTMINGFLDISRLESGKIHIHKESFDLAASIKEAEEESISTVDSHQLIFDPVESINVNADKNKIGQVIHNLISNAVKYSPKGSTIKVSCYSDREFAYVSVKDEGRGIDKKDAAHIFDRYYRVESKNMHLISGFGIGLYLCSEIINHHNGSIAVESEIGKGSEFIFSLPL; this is encoded by the coding sequence ATGTCAAATTTCTCTAATAAATATACATCCGAAAGCCAAAGAGCTGCAGAGACTGATGCCCGGATGAAAGCTTTAATTGAAGCTACATCTGATGTTGTTTATTCCCTTAGCCCAGACTGGGAAGAGATGCGTGAGCTGGATGGCAGGGGTTTTCTGAAAGATGCGGAGGCACCCTCAAAAAACTGGCGATCTGTAAATATTTATCCGGATGATATGGATTTGGTAAATTCAACTATTGAAAAATGTATTCGTACGAAGAAAATTTTTGAGCTGGAGCACCGTGTGTTGCGTGCGGATGGGACGCCAGGCTGGACTTCCTCAAAAGCAATCCCTATTTTGGATGATAATGACAATATTATAGAATGGTTTGGGATAGCGAAAGACATTACCCAAAGAAAAGAAGCTGAGGAAGCTCTTCAGAATGCCAAGGTACAATCTGACCAACAAAAAAGACTATATGAAACCATTACTTCATCCACACCTGATCTTCTCTACGTATTTGACTTGGATTATCGCTTTACCTACGCCAATGAGGCATTGCTGAACATGTGGGGTAAAACCTGGGATGATTCTATCGGTAAAACTCTGCTCGAGAACGGCTATGAACCTTGGCATGCAGAAATGCACGAGAAAGAAATCGATCAGATCAAGGAAACCAAATTGCCTATCCGTGGCGAAGTATCCTTTCCCCACGCAGTTCTTGGAAGACGGGTTTATGATTATATCTTCACACCTGTCATCAATGAAAATGGTGATCTGGAGGCCATTGCAGGTGCTACCAGAGATGTGACAGAAAGGAAGAAGTGGGAAGAAAATTTGGAAAATAGTTCAAAGGTTTTGCAGGAATTAAATGAAAAGCTGGCCAATACCAATCAGGAACTTGAGATCAGTCTCGCTGAAGTCGCTAAAATCAACGAAGAATTGATAAAAGCTAACGAAAAGATTGAGGAAGGCCAGATTGCATTCCGGTTAGCTGTGAATGCTGCAAATTTCGGGACCTGGTTTGTCCATTCTACGACGAGAGAATTCATTACTGATGCGCGTTCCAAGGAATTGTTTGGATATCACGAAGATGAAACTTTTTCCATTGAGCAGGCTTTGGCACAGATTACGGATGATTACAGACCATACGTTTCAGAAAAACTTGAAAACGCTATTTATAATAATGGAGATTATGATGTAACTTATCCGGTGATAGGATTTCACGACAAGCGTCTCCGCTGGCTGCGTGCCATAGGAAATCTAAAAGCAGATCCTTCCGGTGATTTTTCTGCTTTCAGCGGTATTGTGATGGATATTACGGACCAGTATTTAGCAGATGCTGAGATCAAAAGAGCAGAAGAAAACTTAAGGATGGCAATTGATGCTGCAGGATTAGGGACTTTTCAAATCAGCGACGTTGGCCGGACTTTTACCGCATCACCAAAACTTAAACAATTTTTTGGATTCCATCCAGACGAAGTCATGCCCTATGATGCTGCGGTCAATCAAATACATCCAGACTTTCGGGAATCTGTGGCTGCAAGTGTTGAACGTGCTTTTTCTGAGGGCAGCCGATTCGATATGGAATATCAGATCATTGGCTATCACGATGAAAAAATTAGATGGGTACGCGCGATAGGTGAGGTACAGCACAAAGATGGTAAAGAGTATTTCACAGGTGTCATCAACGAGATTACTGAAAAAAAACTAGACGAAATCCGAAAGAATGATTTTATAGGTATGGTGAGTCATGAGTTGAAAACGCCTCTGACTTCTATGAAAATTTATATCCAGCTGATGCAACGAAAATTTGCGGATACAGAGGATAAGAGCGTTTCAGTAATGTTGGGTAAGGCAGATCATCAGATCAACAAGATGACGACGATGATCAACGGATTTTTAGATATTTCTAGGCTTGAGTCTGGAAAAATACATATTCACAAGGAATCTTTTGATCTCGCTGCATCAATCAAGGAAGCTGAGGAAGAATCGATATCAACAGTGGATAGTCATCAACTCATTTTCGATCCTGTGGAGTCTATCAATGTTAATGCTGATAAAAATAAGATAGGGCAGGTCATCCATAACCTCATCAGTAATGCAGTCAAATATTCTCCGAAAGGAAGTACTATAAAAGTTTCCTGCTATTCAGATAGAGAATTTGCTTATGTGAGTGTAAAAGATGAGGGCAGGGGAATTGATAAGAAAGATGCAGCTCACATTTTCGATCGTTATTATAGAGTAGAGAGTAAAAATATGCACCTCATCTCCGGATTTGGGATTGGACTTTATTTATGCTCGGAAATCATCAATCATCACAATGGTTCCATTGCAGTAGAAAGTGAAATCGGGAAGGGCTCTGAGTTTATTTTTTCATTGCCTTTGTAA